CCTCGCCGTCGTGGACGAGGGCCGCGAGGTCGTGTTGGTCAGCGACGACGGCCTCGATGCCGAACTGTTCGCGCTGGAACTGCACTCGCGCGGCGTGCGGGGAGTGCGTGCGGTGGACGGTGGGCACGATGCGCTCCGGGCGGCAGGGTCACTCGGCCTGCTCTCGAACGCCGAGCACCTGCTGCGCGAGCGGTCCGCGATCTCGGCGCACTGAGCGCAGCACCACGCCCGACCGGGGGCGCGCCCGCGCCGACGCCGGTACGGTCGCGTCCATGACGGACGACATCACGGCAGACCTGCTTCTAGGCATCCTCGACGAGGTCCGTGACGATTCCTCGGGCGACCTGGTCCCGCACCTCGGCGACTACGAACACCCGAACCCCGACGCCCTGGCGATGGCGGTGTGCGACCTCGACGGCACCGTGACCTCCGCGGGGGACGACGGCATCCGCTTCGATCTCCAATCGGCCTCCAAGCCGTTCGTGTACGCCCTGGCACTGGACCAGAAGGGCGTCGACGAGGTGGCCAAGCGGATCGGCGTCGAACCCTCCGGGGACGCGTTCAACGAGATCTCCCTGGAGGCCGGCACCGGCCGGGCCCCCAACGGTCTGGTGAACGCCGGGGCGTTGGCCGCCCACGCTCTCGTCGGGGACACCGACGACGACGAGGTCTCGCGCTTCGAACACATCCGCGCGCTGTTCTCCCGCCTCGTCGGCCGCGAGGTGGAGGTGGACGAGGAGATCGCGGACATCGAGGCCAAGAGCGCGCACCGCAACCAGGCGCTCGCCCACCTGCTGGCCGAGGAGGGCAATCTCGCGGACGACCCGCACGAGGTGGTGGCGGGGTACGGGCGCCAGTGCGCGGTCCGCGTGGACGTCCGCGAACTCGCCCACATGGCCGCCATGTTCGCGAACGGCGGTCTGAAACCCGGGAGTGACGAACGGATCCTCGGGCGCAAGGCGGTGCGCTACGCCAACAGCGTGATGTTCACCTGCGGCATGTACGACGCGGCCGGCGACTGGGTCTACCAGGTGGGACTGCCCGCGAAGAGCGGGGTGTCGGGGTGTCTGTTCGCGGTGGTTCCCGGCAAGTTCGGGATCGCGGCCTACTCGCCCCGACTGGACGAGCACGGCAACAGCGTGCGGGCGGCGGCTGCGATCGAAGAGCTGTCGGACAGGTTTGACCTCCACGTCCTGGACCACGTGCACGACGACGGGTTCGGCCCCGCCGCATAGGGGCGACTATCCTCGGGAGCCGTGACCGACTCGACTCCCGCCGCGCCCGGGGCCGCCTCGAACGAGCCCGCCGACGACACCCCCGAGCAGCTGCGTATCCGCCGCGACAAGCGGCAGCGCATCCTCGATTCCGGCGTCGACGCCTACCCGGTCGACGTCCCGCGGACGCACGGCCTGGTCGAGATCGCCTCGGACCCGCGCTTCGTCGCCCTCGAGCCAGGGGAGGAGACCGACGTCGAGGTCTCCGTGGCGGGCCGGGTGCTGTTCGTCCGCAACACCGGCAAACTCTGCTTCGTCCGCCTCCAGGACGGCGTGGACCCGGCGGCGACGCTGTCCGCCCCGGCAGCCGAGGGCGGACCGGACGCGTTCGCCCCTCAACTGCAGGTGATGCTCTCGCTGGCCAACGTCGGTGAGGAGCGGCTCGAGGCGTGGAAGCAGGACGCGGACCTCGGTGACCACGTCTCGGTGACCGGCCGGGTGGTGCGGTCCAAGCGCGGCGAGCTGTCCGTCATGGCCGACTCCTGGGTGATGGCGGCCAAGTCTCTTCGCCCGCTGCCGGTCGCACACAAGGAGCTGAGCGAGGACACGCGCGTCCGTCAGCGCTACACCGACCTCATCATGCGCGACACCGCCCGGCGCAACGCGATCACCCGCATCAAGGTCGTCCGGGCACTGCGGGACGCCCTCGACAGGCGCGGGTTCCTCGAGGTGGAGACGCCCATGTTGCAGACGCTTCACGGCGGCGCGGCCGCCCGGCCGTTCGTCACGCACTCCAACGCCCTGGACCTCGACCTCTACCTGCGCATCGCCCCGGAGTTGTACCTCAAGCGCTGCGTGGTGGGCGGGATCGAGCGGGTCTTCGAGATCAACCGCAACTTCCGGAACGAGGGCGTGGACTCCTCGCACAGTCCCGAGTTCGCGATGCTCGAGACCTACCAGGCCTACGGGGACTACGACACGTCCGCCACGATGATCCGTGAGGTCATCCAGGAGGTCGCGCTGGAGGTCTTCGGTTCCACCACGGTGACGCTGGCCGACGGCACCGAGTACGACCTGGGTGGGCAGTGGCGTGAGATGCGCATGTACCCCTCGCTCAACGAGGCCCTCCGCGCGCGGCACCCTGAACTCGACGCGGAGGTGACGGTGGACTCCACGGTCTCCGAACTCACCGACCTGGCGGGGAAGGTCGGGCTCGAGGTGCCGTCGGGCAGGGGTTGGCTGCACGGCAAACTGGTCGAGGAACTCTGGGAGCACCTGTGCGGTGACCAGCTCGAGGGGCCGGTTTTCGTCCGCGATTTCCCTGTGGAGACCTCCCCGCTGACCCGCGATCACCGCACTGATCGGGGGGTCACCGAGAAGTGGGACCTCTACGTCCGTGGGTTCGAGTTGGCGACCGGGTACTCGGAGCTCGTCGACCCGGTGATCCAGCGTCGGCGGTTCGAGGACCAGGCGAGGCTCGCCGCGGCCGGCGACGACGAGGCGATGGTGCTGGACGAGGACTTCCTGGCCGCGATGGAGCAGGGGATGCCGCCCACCACCGGGTTGGGCATGGGGATCGACCGTCTGCTCATGGCGCTCACCGGGCTGGGAATCAGGGAGACCATCCTGTTCCCGATGGTCAAGCCGCTGCCGCGGGACTGACGCCGCGACCACCAGGGAACGCGCAAGCTAGCCCGCGCGCGACCAGGCGGCTGCCACGAGATCCCGGAGCACCTGTTCGTCGATCCGGGCCAGGGTCGTCACGTACAGGCACCCCTTGCCGGTCTTGTGCGGTCCCAGAGTCGCGAGCAGCGCATCGGCCCCCGGGGCCTCGAGCAGGCCGTAGAGGGTGAGAGCGGAGGAGCGGGGACTGAAGCCCACCCGGAGGGTGTCACCCTCGCGGCCGCTGTCGTACACGTAGTGGTGAGTGCCGTAGCCCACGATCGAGGGGCCCCACATGGCGGGCTGTTCGCCGGTGACGTCCAGTAGTCGCAGGCCGTCCTGCACACGTCGGGCGGTGGGCAGCCCCTCGATCCACTCCCGGGGAGAACCCGGTGCCGCGAGAAACGCCGTGTTGTCGTTGCGGCCGGTGGCCCGGGGTCGGGCGACCGGCTCACTGAAGGACAGGCCCGCCGCGGTCAGCGCGTCCCGTAGCACCCCGAGCTGGGCGGGGCCGATGCCGTGCAGTGCCAACACGTCCTTCTCGGCCATGCCGTCGAACTGGCGGAGGTCGGTGATCCCGGCGTCGTCCAGGGCGCGGGTCGCAGGGGCGGAGAGCCGGGGGAGGGGAAGCGGTGAGTCGCTCATGATGCAGACGCTAGCCCCCGCGCGCGGTACCGGGCCCGGTCGAGATCCGAACGTGACTCCGAGTCGCCCGTCCAGGTGACCTGCCCCGGACATAATCACTGCATGAGGAGAAACCCATCACGTGTGTTGGTCGGTCTGGTGGCCGCTCTGCTGGTCGCGGGGACCTCGACCTCCGGTGCCTCGGCCCAGGTCCCGCTGCCACTGCCGCCGGAGTTCCAGCAGGCACTCGATCAGGCCCAGGCCGGATCGGCGCAGGCGGACGCGGACCTGCGCACCGCGGCCGGCGGCTGGCTGGAGTCGGCGGGGATCGCTCCTCCGCCCGGGTTCGTGCCTCCTCCGCCTGCACCGCCGCCGCCCCCACCGCCGCCGGACCTGACCCCGGAGAGCCCGTGTCCACGTACCGCCGCGGCGTGCGTGGACCTCGACGGGAACCGGACCTGGCTGCAGTCGGGAGAGCGGTTGAGCTACGGGCCGGTGCGGATGTCCCACGGCAAGGCCGGGTGGGAGACCCCTCGCGGGACCTACCAGGTCACACGGAAGGTGCGACACGAGGTCAGCCGTCTGTTCAACGACGCCCCGATGCCGTACTCGGTGTATTTCGTGGGCGGGATCGCGTTCCACGAGGGCGATCCCGCCTACGAGTCCCACGGCTGTATCCGGATGGATCAGCCCGCTGCGGCCACCTACTTCGAGAGGCTGCAGGTCGGGGACACGGTGGTGGTGTTCTGACGACTCACGAGTCCTTGAACATGCGGGCTTCGGCACGGTCCGGCAGGAGGTACTCGGCGGACTTGGCCGCCAACGCGGATCCGGCGATCACGAGTACGAATCCGATCGCGGCGACGAACGGCCCGTAGGTTACCGAGGTGCCGTCGGGCAGTCCCGCCAGCATCGGATCGGCGGTGTCGGTCGAGTTGAACAGGACCCAGACAAAGATGAGGTGGGCGATCAGGACGAGGGAGGCGAGTACCGCGTTGGCGGCCGCGAAGAATCCCAGGCGGGTGAACAGCGTGACCGCCACCAGGACCGACAGCACGAGCAGGCCGAGGAAGTTCAGGGGCGCCATGGTGCGCAGGTCCAGTATCTCAGTGAGGTCGAGCGCGCTGATCCCACCTCCGGTCTCCGTGGACAGCCAGGGGAGGTACAGGCTGAGCAGGGCGAGCGCCAGTCCGACGAAGGCGATCAGTCCGCCGATGCGGTTACGCAGGTGGGGGATGATCTTGCCGCCGGCCGGGGTGCGGGTCGGCGAGGGCGAGTCGTGGGTGACAGGCGTGGTCTGTGCGGCCATGGTGGGTGCCCCTTAGTCGGACCGGAGTCATCGATGTGAATTAAGTCACATGATAGGCGCGGTTTTCCGGATGTGCCACAACGGTGTGTTCACTCCGGATCGCGCACCGACTTCACGTACCGCGCCGACCGGGCGGCCCACGCCGACCCCGCCGCCACCATCACGAACCCGAGTGCGGCCACATAGGGCCCGAAGGTCACCGTTGCATCGGCCGGCAGTCCCGACAATGCCGGTTCCGTGGTCCCCGTCGACAGGATGAGGGTCCAGACAAAGGCGAGGTGTCCCGCCAGGACCCCGACCGCCACCACTGTCGCCGCGACTGCGAATGCGCCCAGGCGGGTGAGCGCGGTGACCGACACCAGGAGGGACAGGACCAGCAGTCCGAGGAACAGCACCGGTGCGACGCTGCGGACGTCGATGATCTCGGTGATCCCCAGGGCGGAGATCCGTTCGCTCTCGCCGGTGGAGAGCCACGGCAGGTAGAGGCTGAGCAGCGCCAGGGCCAGGCCGGTGAGGGCCATGAGGGCCCCGATCCGGTTCCGGGCGTGCGGGATCGTCTTGGTCCGTGCCGGCGTCCTCGTCGGGAGGGGGACACGGTGGGGTGCGGGCGGTGTGTACGCGGTCATGGCGATCACCCTCTGGCAGGAGTCGACGGGCGCAGGTGCGCCTGATCACATGATATGAGCCGAGTCCCTCCGGGGCATTGCAGAAACCCGGTTCGTTATGGTAATGGGATCCTCATCGCCGTCTGTTGGTCCGGCGCGTGGGCTCCGCGTCCATCGGGTCCTCCGGCCACGGGTGCCTGGGGTAGCGGCCCCGCATCTCGGCCCGCACGCCGGGATAGGCCTCGCGCCAGAAGAACTCCAGGTCGCGGGTCACGGCGAGTGGTCGGCCGGCGGGGGAGAGCAGGTGGACCGTCACGGGAACCCGTCCGTCGCAGATCCGGGGCGAGGCGGTCCAGCCGAAGCACTCCTGCAGTTTGACCGCCAGCACGGGGGCGGCGTCGGACCCCGGTTCCGGGTAGTCGACGCGGTATGACGACGAGCTGGGCACCTGTAGCCGGTCGGGCAGCAGTTCGTCGAACCTGGAGGCCTCCGGCCACGGGAGCAGGCGTCGCAGCGCGGAGCCGACGTCGCGACCCGTCATCTTCCCGCCGCCCGCGAGAGCGTCGACCTCCGGCCCGAGCCACTCCGTGAGCCGATCCGCGAGCGCGTCGGCGGACACCTCCGGCCAGGGGGCCCCGAGCTCGCGATGGGCCAGGGCCAACCGGTGCCAGAGGCGTGACGCGTCGTCGTCGGGCCCGAGTGCGGGCAGTCCGCCCGTCCGGACGGCGGCCGCCACGGCCGACACGGCGGCGGCGGGCCCCGGACGCACGGGAGTGGCGGAGAGCTCGATCGCCCCGAGCCGTCGGATCCGGCGGCCTGTCAGTGCGCCGCCCGAGAAGGTGGCCGTCTCGTCGTCGTCGAGCAGTCCCGACGCCGCTCGCTCGGCTCCCTCCCGGTCCAGGGGCGCGGCGGCCCGGATTACCGCCCCCGCCTCCCCGGCGGCCCGCCCGGACGCACGGGCGACCTCGGCCACCGCCAGCCACTCGTGCCCGGTGAGGGCGGACCCGGGCGGGAGGACCGCCCCGGTCCCCGACGCGAACGTGTACTGCCCGCCCCGGCGGCGCGCGACGCGGTCGGGATGGGCGAGCGCGACGACCAGACCGACGGCCTCCGCCGGCGGGATCCCGCCCCGGCCGTCACCGGTGTGGACCAGCCGCTCCAGACGGCGGGCCTCGCGCTCCCAGGTCCCGGAGTCGGCGGCTCGGCCCTCGCGCAGTGCCCGCAGGTCCGCCACCAGGTCGCCCGCGGGGGAGCGACGGCCCGAGGCCAGCAACGCCACCACCTCGGCGGCCATCCCGCGGCCGACGACGGGGGCGCCGTCGAGCAACGCGCGGGCGTGCCGCGGATCCACGGGGACCCGCGCCAGGTCGCGTCCGCGGTCGGTGGCCCGGCCCCGTGCGTCGAGCGCGCCCAACCCCTGCAGTACCGACTGCGCGCGGTGGATCTCCCCGGCCGGCGGGGCGTCGGGCAGGGCCAGCCCCTCGCCGCGCGGCGCGCCCCAGCAGGCCACGTCCAGCGCGAAGGTCGTCAGGTCCGAGGTGGCGATCGCCGGGGTGCGGTGCGGTGGCAGTCGCGAGAACTCGTCCTCGGACAGGCAGCGCACCGCGATCCCCGGGCCGAGACGGGCGGCGCGGCCCGAGCGCTGCACGCAGGAGTCGCGGGAGGCCGACACCGTGACGAGCCCGGTCATGTCGCGCGCGGCGTCCCTGCGGGGTTCGCGGCTCAGGCACGCGTCCACCACCACCCGAACCCCCGGCACCGTGAGGGAGGACTCCGCCAGGTCCGTCGAGACCACCACCCGTGGCCGCGGTCCGGCCCCGCTCCGGTCCGGGGCGGGGTCCCCGCGTCCGGATCCCGAGACCGCCCGGTCCTGCGCGGCCGCGTCGAGCCCGCCGTGCAGGGGCAGGACCTCGGCGCGCTCACCCAGCCGGGCCGAGAGTGCGCGCACCACGCGGTCGATCTCGCGGACCCCGGGGAGGAAGACCAGGGTGTCGGTACCGCTCGCGGACACCTCGGCGGCGGTCACCGCGGCCACGTGGTCCAGGAAACCGTCGGTCACCCCGCGGGGGTCCAGGCGGGGCACCGGTGGAAGGGAGTAGCGGATCTCCAGGGGGTGCAGGACGGCCGGGATGTCGATCACCGGTGCCGTTCCCGGGTCACCCAGCAGTCGGGCGAAACGCTCGGCCTCGACGGTCGCGGACATGGCCACCACCGGCAGGTCGTCGCGGAGTTGGCGTAGCTCGCAGAGCAGGGCCAGGGCGAGGTCTGACTCGACGTCCCGTTCGTGGACCTCGTCGAGCACCACCGCGCCGATCCCGGGCAGGTCGGGGTCGGCGATCAACCGCCGCACCAGCACCCCCGGTGTCACGAACTCCACGAGGGTGTCCCGGCCGAGGCGGGTGTCCCCGCGCACGGAGTAGCCCACCACGGTTCCGACGTCCGTCCCCGTCAGCGTGGCCAGTCGTCGCGCCGCCGAGCGGGCGGCCACCCGTCGGGGCTGGGTGACGACGACCCGCCCCGCGATCCCGTCCGCCGAGGCGACCGCCGGTGGCGCGAGAGTGGTCTTACCGGTGCCGGGCGGAGCCTGGACCACCGCGGTGCCCGTCGTGGCGAGGGCGTCGAGCAGTGCGGGCAGGGCGGCCGCGAAGGGCAGGCCGTGGCCGATGCGATCCAGATCGAACGGACTCATCCCCCGGTCCCGTCCACCTGTGCCATGTCCACGACCCTAGATGTCCGTGTCGTACGGCACGGATTCACGGCGTTCGCTGTCGGCGTACACGGATCTGCAATGGTTCCCCGACCTGCCGCGTTGAACCCTGGTGACGGACCCGCTCCCGCTCCTGCGGTGCAGCGCGTCAGACACGGCCACTAGAGTGGACGAAACCCGAGGAATGTGAGGTAGCACGATGTTCGAACGGTTTACCGACCGCGCGCGTCGCGTCGTCGTCCTGGCCCAGGAAGAGGCCCGGATGCTCAACCACAATTACATCGGCACCGAGCACATCCTGCTGGGTCTCATCCACGAGGGCGAGGGAGTGGCCGCCAAGGCACTCGAGTCCCTGGGGATCTCGCTGGAAGCGGTGCGGAGTCAGGTCGAGGAGATCATCGGCCAGGGCCAGCAGGCGCCCAGCGGGCACATCCCGTTCACGCCGCGGGCCAAGAAGGTGCTGGAGCTGAGCCTGCGCGAGGCACTGCAGCTCGGCCACAACTACATCGGCACCGAGCACATCCTGCTCGGCCTCATCCGTGAGGGCGAGGGCGTGGCCGCCCAGGTGCTGGTCAAGCTCGGAGCGGACCTCACGCGGGTCCGCCAGCAGGTCATCCAGCTGCTCTCGGGTTACCAGGGCAAGGAGGCCGAGGCCACGGGCGCTCCCGCCGGCACCGGTGGTCGCGAGTCCGGTACGCCGTCGTCCTCGACGGTGCTGGACCAGTTCGGCCGAAACCTCACGCAGGCCGCGATGGAGGGCAAGCTCGACCCGGTCGTCGGCCGCGCCAAGGAGGTCGAGCGCATCATGCAGGTGCTCTCCCGGCGCACCAAGAACAACCCGGTGCTCATCGGCGAGCCCGGCGTGGGCAAGACCGCGGTCGTCGAGGGTCTGGCACAGGCCATCGTCAACAACGAGGTCCCCGAGACCCTCAAGGACAAGCAGGTCTACTCGCTCGACCTGGGGTCGCTCGTGGCCGGTTCCCGCTACCGCGGTGACTTCGAGGAGCGCCTGAAGAAGGTGCTCAAGGAGATCAACCAGCGCGGCGACATCATCCTGTTCATCGACGAGATCCACACGCTCGTCGGCGCGGGTGCCGCGGAGGGTGCGATCGACGCGGCGTCGATCCTCAAGCCCAAGCTGGCCCGCGGTGAGCTGCAGACCATCGGCGCCACCACGCTCGAGGAGTACCGCAAGCACATCGAGAAGGACGCGGCGCTCGAGCGTCGTTTCCAGCCGGTGCAGGTCCCGGAGCCCAACGTGGAGCTGTCCATCGAGATCCTCAAGGGTCTGCGGGACCGTTACGAGGCGCACCACCGCGTCACCATCACGGACGCAGCCCTGGCCGCGGCCGCGCAACTCGCGGACCGGTACATCAACGACCGGTTCCTCCCGGACAAGGCCATCGACCTCATCGACGAGGCCGGCGCCCGGATGCGCATCAAGCGGATGACGGCCCCGCCGGATCTGCGGGAGTTCGACGAGAAGATCGCGGAGGCCCGTCGCGAGAAGGAGTCCGCGATCGACGCGCAGGACTTCGAGAAGGCCGCCGGACTGCGGGACACCGAGAAGAAGCTCATCGCCGAGCGCTCGGAGCGCGAGAAGCAGTGGCGTGCCGGCGACATGGATGTGGCCGCGGTGGTCGACGAGGAGCAGATCGCCGAGGTGCTGGGGAACTGGACCGGCATCCCCGTGTTCAAGCTCACCGAGGAGGAGACGACGCGTCTGCTCCGCATGGAGGAGGAGCTGCACAAGCGGATCATCGGGCAGGAGGACGCCATCAAGGCGGTCTCGCGGGCCATCCGCCGTACGCGGGCTGGTCTCAAGGACCCCAAGCGCCCGTCGGGTTCGTTCATCTTCGCCGGCCCGTCCGGTGTGGGTAAGACCGAGCTCTCCAAGGCGCTGGCCAACTTCCTGTTCGGCGAGGACGACGCGCTCATCCAGATCGACATGGGCGAGTTCCACGACCGCTTCACCGCCTCGCGTCTGTTCGGTGCACCCCCCGGGTACGTCGGATACGAGGAGGGTGGCCAGCTCACGGAGAAGGTGCGGCGCAAGCCGTTCTCGGTGGTCCTGTTCGACGAGATCGAGAAGGCCCACTCCGAGATCTACAACACGCTGCTCCAGGTGCTCGAGGACGGCCGTCTCACCGACGGACAGGGCCGCATGGTGGACTTCAAGAACACCGTGTTGATCTTCACCTCCAACCTCGGCACGAGGGATATCTCCAAGGCGGTCGGCATGGGCTTCCAGTCCTCCGACAACACCGAGGACGCCTACGAGCGGATGAAGCAGAAGGTCAACGACGAGCTCAAGAAGCACTTCCGGCCGGAGTTCCTCAACCGCATCGACGAGATCGTGGTGTTCCACCAGCTCACCAAGGCTCAGATCGTCCAGATGGTCGATCTCATGGTCAGCCGCGTCGGCGTGGCGCTCAAGGCCAAGGACATGACCATCGAGGTCACGGATCGGGCCAAGGAACTCCTGGCCAAGAGGGGTTTCGACCCGGTCCTGGGTGCCCGTCCGCTGCGTCGCACGATCCAGCGCGAGATCGAGGACACGCTCTCGGAGAAGATCCTCTTCGGAGAGGTCGCGGCCGGCGAGCTGATCACCGTCGACGTCGAGGGCTGGGACGGCGAGTCGGACAAGACGGAGGACGCCAAGTTCACGTTCTCCGGCGTCCAGCGACCTGACGCCGGGTCCCGCGAGGGCGAGGAGATCACCGCAAGCGTCGCGCCCACCGGCGAGGCCGGACCGGGCGATTCGCTCCCGCCGAGCTCGGGAGGCTTCGGGGGCGGCGCCCCCGGTGGCCCGTCGGGTAGCGGTGGGGCGGCTCCCGCCACCACCTGATCGGGTCTCGCCAGTGCTCCGGCACAGCGACTGACTGGAAGAACGGCGCCTGGCACGAATAGCAGCGCCTGACACGAAGAACGGCCCCCGCTCCGGCGGGGGCCGTTCTTCTGCTGTGTCCGTCGCACGCTCTGCCCGAGAGGCGGGAACTCAGCGGGCATCCGGACTGGCCTGGTCAGTCAGCGGCCGATGGGATCGTCCGGAGCCCGCCATCCACGATGACGAGCGGATCGATCGGCTCGTCGTCGAACCAGGCGTCGAGCAGCCGGGCGATCACCAGGACGTGGTCGCCCGCCGGTACGAGGCGGTCCAGGGCTACTCGCAGTCGTGCCCGACCACCGTGGAGGAGTGGCTCTCCGGTCTCGGACCGGGTCCACAGTGAGTTGTCGGCGAATCGCAGGTGAGAAGGGCCCGCGAACCGGAGGGCGAGGGGCCGGTCGGCCTCGCCGAGCAGGTGGATCACCGCGGTCCGGGCATCGAGTACCGCTGCCAGGCTGGACGACGAGATCCCGACGTTGAAGCTCACCAGCGCGGGCTCCGACGACAGGCTGGACGGCGACGAGGCGGTGAAGCCCACCGGCCCGTCGGCGCCGTCGAGGGTGATGATCGTGACGCCGGCCGGATGCATACGCATCGCCCGACGGTGGGTCTCCGCCGAGACGGAGTGGTGCGCGGTGGAGGGGCTGCGTTCGGTCATACGAGAAGTCTGTGGCCGGGCGCTACGGATGTCGAACTTTCCGCTCGCGGTGACCGGAACGGGTCAGGACGCCGTCAGCAGCCCCGCCCGCAGAGCACCCGTGGGGTCGGCGGAGATGGTGTCGAGCGCTACCGCCATGGCCGCGAACTGCTGGATCCGCCCACCCGCCGTCGACACCCTGAGTTCGGGCTCCCCACCCGTCAGTGGAGTCTCCCGCGACGCTCGCAGAAGGGGGCCCAGGTATCGCGGATGGTCGGTGAAGGCCTGGCCGCAGAGCACGACCGAGTCGGGGCGTGTGATGGCCGAGACCAGTCCCACCAGGCGGCCGAGGATCGTCGCCCGCTCGACGAGGATCGCGTCGGCCATCGGGTCGCGGTGTGCCCGGGCTGCGAGCTCTGGCACCGACTCGACGGTGATGCCGCGGGTGGCCGCGGCGCGGACGAGCCCGGAGTCGCCCACCACATCCAGTAGGCCGCGGCCGCGGTCGTCGAGGTAGGTGGTGGGACCCACGGGGAGGTGGGCGAGTTCGGACGACCCGGCG
This Dietzia psychralcaliphila DNA region includes the following protein-coding sequences:
- the glsA gene encoding glutaminase A, whose product is MTDDITADLLLGILDEVRDDSSGDLVPHLGDYEHPNPDALAMAVCDLDGTVTSAGDDGIRFDLQSASKPFVYALALDQKGVDEVAKRIGVEPSGDAFNEISLEAGTGRAPNGLVNAGALAAHALVGDTDDDEVSRFEHIRALFSRLVGREVEVDEEIADIEAKSAHRNQALAHLLAEEGNLADDPHEVVAGYGRQCAVRVDVRELAHMAAMFANGGLKPGSDERILGRKAVRYANSVMFTCGMYDAAGDWVYQVGLPAKSGVSGCLFAVVPGKFGIAAYSPRLDEHGNSVRAAAAIEELSDRFDLHVLDHVHDDGFGPAA
- the lysS gene encoding lysine--tRNA ligase, with the translated sequence MTDSTPAAPGAASNEPADDTPEQLRIRRDKRQRILDSGVDAYPVDVPRTHGLVEIASDPRFVALEPGEETDVEVSVAGRVLFVRNTGKLCFVRLQDGVDPAATLSAPAAEGGPDAFAPQLQVMLSLANVGEERLEAWKQDADLGDHVSVTGRVVRSKRGELSVMADSWVMAAKSLRPLPVAHKELSEDTRVRQRYTDLIMRDTARRNAITRIKVVRALRDALDRRGFLEVETPMLQTLHGGAAARPFVTHSNALDLDLYLRIAPELYLKRCVVGGIERVFEINRNFRNEGVDSSHSPEFAMLETYQAYGDYDTSATMIREVIQEVALEVFGSTTVTLADGTEYDLGGQWREMRMYPSLNEALRARHPELDAEVTVDSTVSELTDLAGKVGLEVPSGRGWLHGKLVEELWEHLCGDQLEGPVFVRDFPVETSPLTRDHRTDRGVTEKWDLYVRGFELATGYSELVDPVIQRRRFEDQARLAAAGDDEAMVLDEDFLAAMEQGMPPTTGLGMGIDRLLMALTGLGIRETILFPMVKPLPRD
- a CDS encoding DUF1801 domain-containing protein gives rise to the protein MSDSPLPLPRLSAPATRALDDAGITDLRQFDGMAEKDVLALHGIGPAQLGVLRDALTAAGLSFSEPVARPRATGRNDNTAFLAAPGSPREWIEGLPTARRVQDGLRLLDVTGEQPAMWGPSIVGYGTHHYVYDSGREGDTLRVGFSPRSSALTLYGLLEAPGADALLATLGPHKTGKGCLYVTTLARIDEQVLRDLVAAAWSRAG
- a CDS encoding L,D-transpeptidase, translating into MRRNPSRVLVGLVAALLVAGTSTSGASAQVPLPLPPEFQQALDQAQAGSAQADADLRTAAGGWLESAGIAPPPGFVPPPPAPPPPPPPPDLTPESPCPRTAAACVDLDGNRTWLQSGERLSYGPVRMSHGKAGWETPRGTYQVTRKVRHEVSRLFNDAPMPYSVYFVGGIAFHEGDPAYESHGCIRMDQPAAATYFERLQVGDTVVVF
- the hrpB gene encoding ATP-dependent helicase HrpB translates to MSPFDLDRIGHGLPFAAALPALLDALATTGTAVVQAPPGTGKTTLAPPAVASADGIAGRVVVTQPRRVAARSAARRLATLTGTDVGTVVGYSVRGDTRLGRDTLVEFVTPGVLVRRLIADPDLPGIGAVVLDEVHERDVESDLALALLCELRQLRDDLPVVAMSATVEAERFARLLGDPGTAPVIDIPAVLHPLEIRYSLPPVPRLDPRGVTDGFLDHVAAVTAAEVSASGTDTLVFLPGVREIDRVVRALSARLGERAEVLPLHGGLDAAAQDRAVSGSGRGDPAPDRSGAGPRPRVVVSTDLAESSLTVPGVRVVVDACLSREPRRDAARDMTGLVTVSASRDSCVQRSGRAARLGPGIAVRCLSEDEFSRLPPHRTPAIATSDLTTFALDVACWGAPRGEGLALPDAPPAGEIHRAQSVLQGLGALDARGRATDRGRDLARVPVDPRHARALLDGAPVVGRGMAAEVVALLASGRRSPAGDLVADLRALREGRAADSGTWEREARRLERLVHTGDGRGGIPPAEAVGLVVALAHPDRVARRRGGQYTFASGTGAVLPPGSALTGHEWLAVAEVARASGRAAGEAGAVIRAAAPLDREGAERAASGLLDDDETATFSGGALTGRRIRRLGAIELSATPVRPGPAAAVSAVAAAVRTGGLPALGPDDDASRLWHRLALAHRELGAPWPEVSADALADRLTEWLGPEVDALAGGGKMTGRDVGSALRRLLPWPEASRFDELLPDRLQVPSSSSYRVDYPEPGSDAAPVLAVKLQECFGWTASPRICDGRVPVTVHLLSPAGRPLAVTRDLEFFWREAYPGVRAEMRGRYPRHPWPEDPMDAEPTRRTNRRR
- a CDS encoding ATP-dependent Clp protease ATP-binding subunit gives rise to the protein MFERFTDRARRVVVLAQEEARMLNHNYIGTEHILLGLIHEGEGVAAKALESLGISLEAVRSQVEEIIGQGQQAPSGHIPFTPRAKKVLELSLREALQLGHNYIGTEHILLGLIREGEGVAAQVLVKLGADLTRVRQQVIQLLSGYQGKEAEATGAPAGTGGRESGTPSSSTVLDQFGRNLTQAAMEGKLDPVVGRAKEVERIMQVLSRRTKNNPVLIGEPGVGKTAVVEGLAQAIVNNEVPETLKDKQVYSLDLGSLVAGSRYRGDFEERLKKVLKEINQRGDIILFIDEIHTLVGAGAAEGAIDAASILKPKLARGELQTIGATTLEEYRKHIEKDAALERRFQPVQVPEPNVELSIEILKGLRDRYEAHHRVTITDAALAAAAQLADRYINDRFLPDKAIDLIDEAGARMRIKRMTAPPDLREFDEKIAEARREKESAIDAQDFEKAAGLRDTEKKLIAERSEREKQWRAGDMDVAAVVDEEQIAEVLGNWTGIPVFKLTEEETTRLLRMEEELHKRIIGQEDAIKAVSRAIRRTRAGLKDPKRPSGSFIFAGPSGVGKTELSKALANFLFGEDDALIQIDMGEFHDRFTASRLFGAPPGYVGYEEGGQLTEKVRRKPFSVVLFDEIEKAHSEIYNTLLQVLEDGRLTDGQGRMVDFKNTVLIFTSNLGTRDISKAVGMGFQSSDNTEDAYERMKQKVNDELKKHFRPEFLNRIDEIVVFHQLTKAQIVQMVDLMVSRVGVALKAKDMTIEVTDRAKELLAKRGFDPVLGARPLRRTIQREIEDTLSEKILFGEVAAGELITVDVEGWDGESDKTEDAKFTFSGVQRPDAGSREGEEITASVAPTGEAGPGDSLPPSSGGFGGGAPGGPSGSGGAAPATT
- a CDS encoding flavin reductase family protein; the protein is MTERSPSTAHHSVSAETHRRAMRMHPAGVTIITLDGADGPVGFTASSPSSLSSEPALVSFNVGISSSSLAAVLDARTAVIHLLGEADRPLALRFAGPSHLRFADNSLWTRSETGEPLLHGGRARLRVALDRLVPAGDHVLVIARLLDAWFDDEPIDPLVIVDGGLRTIPSAAD